The Sesamum indicum cultivar Zhongzhi No. 13 linkage group LG9, S_indicum_v1.0, whole genome shotgun sequence genome segment TCCTAAACATATGATATTAATCCTCCAAAAACTActattttcttctctatttgtatccaaaaagaaaaagatataatagAAGAGAGTTGGAATCAATTTCAagctaaaatatattatttggcgataaaaaatcaagatttaATTCATTGAACAGAAATAAAACATACAGacatattatcattaataaaCATTCAAATCCACATAGCAACGTTGGACTACTAGGCCACAACACTTTTTGATCGCCTCATCCCATCATTCACACGTACTATAATATTGtcttaataacaaaatattatttgaaatcaCAAATTCTGAATGCAGAAGAGAAATCGAGAAACAAGCTCACAAATTACCAACTCAGACGGAATTTTGGGCTATAAATTTCTTGATGAGTAGCATTAATTCTTTGGAAGGTTGAGAATTGGGATTGATGGTGAAGAAGCCATGCTGCTGCTCCTCAAACTCCGCATACTCAACCTTCTTTCCCCACTTCTTCAGCTTCTCTGCGTACTCTACTGCTCTGTCTTTGAGCAGGTCGGATCCACCAACCACCACCAGAATCGGGTCAAGATCCATTTTCTCAAGATTCGGGCTGTTGGGCCCAAATGGGTTCACTAGTGGGTGATCCGTCGTTTCTCCCACGGGTATGGATAGCCTCCAAAACCTGCCCATTTCCAATAAAGCTCCAATAATTTGATGTTCAGAGGATATCGAATAAACAAAATGTATAGGACAACAATgtcatttcaaaattcaaacctGTCAATGAGCTCAAGATTCAGGAAAGCTTCCTTTGGCCCCTCAGCTTCAGACCCGGTCCTCGCCGTCCCGCCAAAGAAAGGAGCCAAATACACATAACCCCTCACTCGAACCGGAGCCAGCTCACCGGAACCGGCCCCTAGCCTGACCGCCAAGTTATGGGCAATGTTCCCGCCAGCGGAGTCTCCAGAAATGAAGACATGGCTAAAGTCAACCACGTCGGTGAGCCATGTATCCGGCTCCTCCGCCAGGGCTTGGTCTTGGAGCCACTTCAGGGACGCGTACCCATCCTCGATCGCTGCTGGAAGTCGGTTCTCGGGTGCCAGCCGATAATCGGGGGAGATGATCACAGCTTGGAGCTCGGAGCACAGCTTGAAACAGTAGTTTTGGCAGTTGGGCCACGCCCTGGAGCCGATGCAGAAACCGCCGCCGTGGATGTAGTAGAAGATGGGGAGTTTAGTGGAGGTGGGAGGCGAAGCCGGCTTGTATAGCCGGAGGTGGAGGTTATGCGTGGCGTCGAAGAGAACATCTTTCCATAGTACTGAGCCGTCATCGTTGACAGGAACTTCAAAGCTGGATTTGTTAGAGCGCCAGATGGAGCCGTCGCTGTAAATTCGAAGAACACCGCGGCACTCCTCCACCTCGATCGGCGGAGGGGCAGCGCCACCGGTGGTTGCCTCACCAATTGTAGTAGACATttgggtttgtgtgtgtgtgtgtgtctattTGGCAGGAAATTGTTGCATTAATAAGAGAAACGAAAAGGAACTGATGACGAAGATAGAGTCCACTAAAAAGGTGATTGGTATCGGCAGCTTTGTTTGTATTCTTGTCTTTGTTCTTAATTAGTATGTTTTTGTGCTAAatgctattttaaaaaatactttttaaaagcAAATATTATACCATTTAGGTCGGCTAGTAAACGAgttgaatatataattggtcgagtttgtttcaataattattgaataaaataaatttgatttaattaataattaaattaagttagaGCGAGTTTTAATTGTGTTGGAGTTGACTCGAGCTCGAGCGAGTATTAATTGAGTTGAAGTTGAGTATTATTCGAAATCGagtattatttcaaaatatattttattattattttaataatcaaattgaactagaatagaatttgaaaatttatgaaaagaaagtttaaatttaatgtaaatttattaaaataacgAATCAAATTCAAACGCATCATTTAATGTTGGATTTCGAATcgaataaaaagtaattaaaacctgtgataattatttttatctttcaacCCCCGAGTTCAACAACGTTTGTTCAATGTGACGCACTGTCGTGGGAGGTGCGTGACCTCGTGAGAGCTACACAACCCCATTGAAGCTCAACTCatcttttttagataataacgCTACCTCGTGGAAAATATGTTATCTCGATAaaaatctttttcagataataATATACGTCATGGAAGGTATGCAATCTTCAtgaaaataatcttttttgagattttttatctttttcaaataataatgcGACGTCCctaaagataatatttttttttttcagattttttaaCTAGTCTTTTGTCATACAATAACACGAGCTCGTGGAAAGTGCACAACCTCCATGAGAATATCTTTTTCGGATAATACCACGATCTCATCGGAGGTGTGCAGCATCcatatagataatttttttaagatttttcaactaatttttttcaaataataatacgATCTCATGGAAGGTGCGTAAcctctataaaaataatctttttcatCTAATAGTGCGAACTCGTGAGAGTTACGTGACCCCTTTGGAGCTCAACTCATCTTTCTCAATAATAACACAACTTCGAGGGAGGTGCTCAATCTCGATGAAATAATCTTTCAGATAATAGACGAGCTCATGAGAGCTACGCTTGATTTTAGTTATCTTTGAGCATGTATGTTGTCTTGCTTCATTGCTTTTGCCACCTTGATAGGTTATTTCTCattggattcaattttttcacatGTTTGGATACCTTTACCTTTTTTCAGATAGAGTCCTCCACATGTAAATATCTTGACCTCACTTTCTTATAGCTATGCACATGTTTCCATGATATAGCATTTGAgttaagctctctctctctctaatactgccatttcaaaaatttaaaattcttggtGTCAAATGGGATCATAATTCTAACCTAATGTTCGTGATATTTGTTTTCgtccaataaatattttagtatgttagtaaaatttacaaaatttgttgatattaacaaaaagttgAACGAAAATGAGTATCtaccctcaattgacttatagatattgtaaatcaaataaatatttttctgaccaaactaTCCTTAGAACGACGAAAATGTATCTTGTTACATACATTAGCATGTAACGTGTATGAAGATAGTTTggtccaaaaaaaattatttgacctattttcatttaattttttttttgctaatatcaataaattttataaattttgattaacggaTGGATCGATCCATTAAATAAAAGCTAACGTCAGATGTATtggatgtaatttctcaaactatagatacattatatgtaattataccaaacttcaagaaaagacgatgtaattatccttaaataaaaatattacataaaaccATAAATTCTGAGtgtagaaaaagaaatcaacatAGCATGATTACAAATTTCAAACTCAAAAGGAATATGCCG includes the following:
- the LOC105170091 gene encoding probable carboxylesterase 15 produces the protein MSTTIGEATTGGAAPPPIEVEECRGVLRIYSDGSIWRSNKSSFEVPVNDDGSVLWKDVLFDATHNLHLRLYKPASPPTSTKLPIFYYIHGGGFCIGSRAWPNCQNYCFKLCSELQAVIISPDYRLAPENRLPAAIEDGYASLKWLQDQALAEEPDTWLTDVVDFSHVFISGDSAGGNIAHNLAVRLGAGSGELAPVRVRGYVYLAPFFGGTARTGSEAEGPKEAFLNLELIDRFWRLSIPVGETTDHPLVNPFGPNSPNLEKMDLDPILVVVGGSDLLKDRAVEYAEKLKKWGKKVEYAEFEEQQHGFFTINPNSQPSKELMLLIKKFIAQNSV